Proteins from one Kiritimatiellia bacterium genomic window:
- a CDS encoding trypsin-like peptidase domain-containing protein has product MKRGLRLLLFLVLAASAAARDVRDSIVKIYTVHNTPDYFNPWSMRGPFSSTGSGCVIPGKRILTNAHVVGDQTFIQVRRNGEARRYVARVLAVAHDADLALLAVDDPAFFEGVEPLEFGELPRTQQEVLVYGFPMGGDTLSITKGVVSRIEHQNYTHSSCNLLAIQIDAAINPGNSGGPAVVDGRIVGVAMQAMRQADNIGYLVPAPVIQHLLRDLEDGRRDGIPSLGLMLEDMENPGLRKKYKLPDDRTGVLIVRIAHGSPTEALLREGDVLLSVDGHAIANDGTVEYRPRERTSVSYWIQQHQLEETANLEILRDGEVLPVQVRLTSRMEQDWLVPLDQYDILPTYYIYGGIVFSPLTVNLLQAWGGNWYEKAPRDLVARLGFNMVTPEQDEVVLALRVLAADVNEGYHTVSSWTVETVNGEKVRNLKHLIGRIEGAADDPFIVLENEWGQKLVLDREQAERTGPRILETYRIPQDRSLDLATPAP; this is encoded by the coding sequence ATGAAGCGTGGCCTCCGCCTCCTGCTGTTCCTCGTGCTCGCCGCCTCCGCCGCCGCCCGCGACGTGCGCGACTCGATCGTGAAGATCTACACGGTGCACAACACGCCGGACTACTTCAACCCGTGGAGCATGCGCGGGCCGTTCTCCTCCACCGGCTCGGGCTGCGTGATCCCGGGCAAGCGGATCCTGACCAACGCGCACGTCGTCGGCGACCAGACGTTCATCCAGGTCCGGCGGAACGGCGAGGCCCGGCGCTACGTCGCCCGCGTCCTGGCGGTGGCCCACGACGCGGACCTGGCGCTGCTGGCCGTGGATGATCCCGCGTTCTTCGAGGGGGTCGAGCCGCTGGAGTTCGGCGAGCTGCCGCGGACGCAGCAGGAGGTGCTGGTCTACGGGTTCCCGATGGGCGGCGACACGTTGAGCATCACGAAAGGCGTGGTCTCGCGCATCGAGCACCAGAACTACACGCACAGCTCCTGCAACCTGCTGGCCATCCAGATCGACGCGGCGATCAACCCCGGCAACAGCGGCGGCCCGGCGGTCGTGGACGGCCGGATCGTGGGCGTGGCCATGCAGGCCATGCGGCAGGCCGACAACATCGGGTACCTTGTCCCCGCCCCCGTCATCCAGCACCTCCTCCGGGATCTGGAGGACGGGCGGCGCGACGGGATCCCCAGCCTCGGCCTGATGCTGGAGGACATGGAGAATCCCGGCCTGCGGAAGAAGTACAAGCTGCCGGACGACCGGACGGGCGTCCTGATCGTCCGGATCGCCCACGGCTCGCCGACGGAGGCCCTCCTGCGCGAGGGCGACGTGCTGCTCTCGGTGGACGGCCACGCCATCGCCAACGACGGGACGGTCGAATACCGCCCGCGCGAGCGGACGAGCGTGTCCTACTGGATCCAGCAGCACCAGCTCGAGGAAACCGCCAACCTGGAAATCCTGCGGGACGGGGAGGTCCTGCCCGTGCAGGTCCGGCTGACCAGCCGCATGGAGCAGGACTGGCTCGTGCCGCTCGACCAGTACGACATCCTGCCCACCTACTACATCTACGGCGGCATCGTGTTCAGCCCGCTGACGGTCAACCTGCTGCAGGCGTGGGGCGGCAACTGGTACGAGAAGGCCCCGCGCGACCTTGTGGCCCGCCTGGGCTTCAACATGGTGACCCCCGAGCAGGACGAGGTCGTGCTCGCGCTGCGCGTCCTGGCCGCGGATGTCAACGAGGGCTACCACACCGTGTCGTCGTGGACCGTCGAAACGGTCAACGGCGAGAAGGTCCGGAACCTGAAGCACCTGATCGGGCGGATCGAGGGCGCGGCGGACGATCCGTTCATCGTCCTGGAGAACGAGTGGGGCCAGAAGCTCGTGCTGGACCGGGAGCAGGCGGAGCGGACCGGCCCGCGGATACTGGAAACCTACCGGATCCCGCAGGACCGGTCCCTGGACCTGGCGA
- the pheS gene encoding phenylalanine--tRNA ligase subunit alpha: MTIEEIRKIRDEALADADAAADAAAVEAVRIKYLGRKGLLPRVMESLKDLAPADRPEAGKLSNELKNGLAARLEARKQSLQQAAPVRAAGLDWSLPGRWRGLGSRHPVSLVIARAAEIFRSLGFTVADGPDVETEYYNFDALNTPGDHPARDSQDTFYFSSGQLLRTQTSPVQIRVMEKQKPPVRIIAPGRCYRRDTTDATHSANFHQIEGLYVDRNVSMADLKGDLTHFARQMMGPDVRVRFRPHFFPFTEPSVEYDFSCHVCGGKGCRVCKDSGWIEISGAGMVNPKVFRAVGYDPDEVSGYAFGMGVERIAMILYGIPDIRMLYDNDVRFLAQF, translated from the coding sequence ATGACGATCGAAGAAATCAGGAAGATCCGGGACGAGGCGCTGGCGGACGCGGACGCCGCGGCGGACGCCGCCGCCGTCGAGGCGGTGCGCATCAAGTATCTCGGGCGGAAGGGGCTCCTGCCGAGGGTCATGGAGAGCCTCAAGGACCTCGCCCCGGCCGACCGCCCGGAGGCGGGCAAGCTCTCGAACGAGCTCAAGAACGGCCTGGCCGCCCGGCTCGAGGCGCGCAAGCAGTCGCTGCAGCAGGCCGCCCCCGTCCGCGCCGCGGGGCTGGACTGGTCGCTGCCCGGCCGGTGGCGCGGGCTGGGCTCCCGGCATCCCGTCAGCCTCGTCATCGCGCGGGCCGCGGAGATCTTCCGCTCGCTCGGATTCACCGTCGCCGACGGGCCGGACGTGGAGACCGAGTATTACAACTTCGACGCGCTCAACACGCCGGGCGACCACCCGGCGCGCGACTCGCAGGACACGTTCTATTTCTCCTCCGGCCAGCTGCTGCGCACGCAGACCTCGCCCGTGCAGATCCGCGTGATGGAGAAGCAGAAGCCGCCGGTCCGGATCATCGCGCCCGGCCGGTGCTACCGCCGCGACACGACGGACGCGACGCACAGCGCCAATTTCCACCAGATCGAGGGGCTGTACGTGGACCGGAATGTTTCCATGGCCGACCTCAAGGGCGACCTGACGCACTTCGCCCGGCAGATGATGGGGCCGGACGTGCGCGTGCGGTTCCGGCCGCATTTCTTCCCGTTCACCGAGCCGAGCGTCGAGTACGACTTCTCGTGCCACGTCTGCGGCGGGAAGGGCTGCCGGGTGTGCAAGGACAGCGGCTGGATCGAGATCTCCGGCGCCGGCATGGTCAATCCCAAGGTCTTCCGCGCGGTCGGGTACGACCCGGACGAGGTCTCCGGCTACGCCTTCGGCATGGGCGTCGAGCGCATCGCGATGATCCTCTACGGCATCCCGGACATCCGGATGCTCTACGACAACGACGTCCGGTTCCTGGCCCAGTTCTAA